From the genome of Leishmania infantum JPCM5 genome chromosome 34, one region includes:
- a CDS encoding putative cardiolipin synthetase: MAVGAPSPLCKGLSLFERLQQRRVQLYTSANIKNKVRQAFLSAVATYEQLLAAATKALEPSSQFLALSAATALPPSQPSPAASGSADACGTAAFYLDKMQHTFEEAKRYYNSTPFDQRWDDILSSLAVLGRISHGNVVVPFHDSAKAFESMWAAVKEAKERVHWQTYICKDDFIGQGTVRRLVEARRRGCDTELLYDCGGNISGRARLTEELKQCGAKVIPYRPFFRSVATYFIKGLDWKRSPGLRNHRKILLVDARQGFCGGLNVGNEYCGKAAGGTGKFRDTHCGVIGPAAAHLAEVYRDTKQPHPWKYGWRRWRQIASQQITRRVKQGRMRMERNELYRAFQEERGRSGRRLQDVPSASMKAMRGRWNKQKNQLLTLMQWSRSGLSSDSVLDREAVRHTQGQESLRAGGKQVTLREEAAASCATSAESGPKVTNHVPGSFVVKDANDGTTTSASPPPSELSTSAAGKHAKAPLASPAEVPSSGGKLNSARNSAMRRKLLAARREALSRVTDLPHKRAYTDMLRRIPILDTEPVPEAQMYLRHRESMTQVLSCNPRYRDYSIQYAFWQVTRKCHRRIWITTPYYLPTRKLFSALVQAARRGVDVRLLAGSNQTTDPWFMWHASNYITERLLRAGVKIYEFQGQQIMHAKTVVVDSVWSSIGSYNWDLMSNRNLEVCLCHLDLEVAHSMETQFLRDLAQSVEVRLEDHKQRSLWLRFTSWLFYNFVFLLDRITFRSFANEDIVDAPGSPCD; the protein is encoded by the coding sequence ATGGCCGTTGGCGCACCGTCACCTCTCTGCAAAGGACTCTCCCTTTTcgagcgcctccagcagcgtcgtgtgCAGCTGTACACCTCGGCGAATATAAAGAATAAGGTGCGCCAAGCCTTTTTGTCGGCGGTCGCCACCTACGAGCAGCTCTTGGCGGCTGCGACGAAGGCGCTCGAGCCGTCGTCACAGTTCCTAGCCCtctcggcagcgacggcattGCCCCCTTCCCAGCCCTCGCCTGCGGCATCTGGCAGCGCCGATGCTTGTGGCACGGCGGCCTTCTACCTGGACAAGATGCAGCACACCTTTGAGGAGGCAAAGCGGTACTACAACAGCACTCCCTTTGATCAGCGCTGGGATGACATCCTCAGCTCCCTCGCGGTGCTTGGTCGCATATCGCACGGTAATGTCGTCGTCCCCTTTCACGACAGCGCAAAGGCATTCGAGAGCATGTGGGCTGCTGTCAAGGAAGCGAAAGAGCGGGTGCACTGGCAGACCTACATTTGCAAGGACGACTTCATTGGTCAAGGAACGGTACGCCGGCTCGTGGAggctcgccggcgcggctgcgacacGGAGCTCCTGTACGACTGCGGTGGCAACATCTCGGGGCGGGCGCGGCTGACAGAGGAGCTGAAGCAGTGCGGCGCCAAGGTGATTCCGTACCGTCCCTTCTTCCGCAGTGTCGCCACGTACTTCATCAAAGGGCTAGACTGGAAGCGTAGTCCCGGTCTCCGCAATCATCGCAAAATTTTGCTGGTGGACGCGCGTCAGGGCTTCTGCGGCGGACTAAACGTCGGCAATGAGTACTGCGGCAAggcagcaggcggcaccggcaagtTCCGCGACACGCACTGCGGCGTCATCGGCccagctgcggcacaccTTGCAGAAGTATACAGAGACACAAAGCAGCCGCACCCTTGGAAGTacggctggcggcgctggaggcagATCGCCTCCCAGCAAATCACGCGTCGCGTGAAGCAAGGGCGGATGCGCATGGAGCGCAACGAGCTGTACCGTGCCTTTCAGGAGGAGCGTGGCCGAAGCGGTCGCCGCTTGCAGGACGTGCCGTCGGCCTCGATGAAGGCCATGCGCGGGCGATGGAACAAACAGAAGAATCAGCTGCTGACGCTGATGCAGTGGAGCCGCTCAGGGCTTTCGAGCGACAGCGTTCTTGACCGAGAGGCGGTGCGTCACACACAAGGGCAAGAAAGCTTGCGCGCAGGCGGCAAGCAGGTAACTTtgagagaagaggcagcggccagcTGTGCTACTTCGGCTGAATCGGGCCCCAAAGTCACCAACCACGTACCGGGGTCCTTTGTCGTCAAGGACGCCAACGACGGCACAACCACAtctgcctctccgccaccGTCCGAGTTATCAACTTCGGCCGCTGGCAAGCATGCAAAGGCCCCGTTGGCGTCGCCCGCTGAAGTgccaagcagcggcggcaagcTGAACAGTGCTCGCAATTCCGCCATGCGCCGCAAACTGCTGGCCGCACGACGCGAGGCACTCTCAAGGGTGACCGACCTGCCGCACAAACGCGCCTACACGGATATGCTGCGGCGGATACCAATTCTCGACACGGAGCCGGTCCCCGAGGCGCAGATGTATCTCCGGCACCGTGAGTCGATGACACAAGTGCTCTCCTGCAACCCCCGCTACCGTGACTACTCCATTCAGTATGCCTTTTGGCAGGTAACGCGCAAGTGTCACCGCCGCATCTGGATCACGACGCCCTACTACCTCCCAACACGAAAGTTGTTCAGCGCCCTTGTTCAGGCCGCGCGTCGTGGCGTCGATGTGCGCCTGCTTGCCGGCAGCAATCAGACAACGGACCCATGGTTCATGTGGCACGCGTCGAACTACATTACTGAGCGACTCCTCAGGGCTGGGGTGAAGATCTACGAGTTTCAAGGCCAGCAAATCATGCATGCCAAGACGGTGGTTGTGGATAGCGTGTGGAGCTCGATCGGAAGCTACAACTGGGACCTCATGAGCAACCGAAATCTAgaggtgtgtctgtgccacCTCGACCTTGAAGTAGCCCACTCGATGGAGACGCAATTCTTACGGGACCTCGCACAGAGTGTGGAGGTGCGCCTGGAAGACCACAAGCAACGGTCGCTGTGGCTCCGCTTTACGTCGTGGCTCTTCTACAACTTTGTCTTTCTGCTCGACCGCATCACATTCCGATCCTTCGCCAACGAGGACATCGTGGACGCACCTGGGTCGCCATGCGACTGA
- a CDS encoding ubiquitin-like protein, which yields MTFSFSVISTTGQRISISVLGPDNTVGDIKAKLEETEGIPQKMIMLVHSGRKLEDNATLEECNIHAGVTINMVLALRAGR from the coding sequence ATGACCTTCTCTTTTAGCGTCATCTCTACCACGGGGCAGCGGATCTCCATCTCTGTACTCGGTCCGGATAACACTGTAGGCGACATCAAGGCGAAACTTGAGGAGACGGAAGGCATTCCGCAGAAGATGATCATGCTGGTGCACTCTGGTCGAAAACTGGAAGACAACGCAACCCTGGAGGAGTGCAACATACACGCTGGCGTCACAATCAATATGGTGCTTGCTCTGCGTGCAGGCCGCTGA
- a CDS encoding putative protein kinase has translation MPPKLKPLPAKKSTLPPELPEESDELTVGNIRVGPRGVEFTGEGDLQVRRPDLNFENLKRVRQLGQGTQGNVSMYVTADKSVFAVKKITIPVTLDTRTRQTVAAELRNIFSAQSNEYTVNLYNAFYRNRALRLVMEYMDWGNIDELIAEKVKIPPTVCGYIASQMLHALAVLHTKSNIVTEPNQHKSLRQIHRDIKPANVLLSTTGCVKLADFGIATSAETIGVNSFVGTATYMSPERIQGRRYSTPSDIWSVGVVVAQMLLGHYPFSSVSKGFMALLREINSVEKYPLMDETGCSQETQDFIDSCLRQDPDDRSSAFELLESPWIKYCEEHGKAEMVALLASLGDRNRQYREDDALQAASRETSSLSLPRDTSETCKADNPLGM, from the coding sequence ATGCCGCCGAAACTGAAGCCCCTGCCCGCAAAGAAGTCCACGCTGCCTCCGGAGCTGCCGGAGGAGAGCGATGAGCTCACTGTGGGAAACATCCGCGTAGGCCCTCGTGGTGTTGAGTTTACCGGAGAAGGGGATCTGCAGGTGCGTCGACCAGATCTCAACTTCGAAAATCTGAAGCGCGTTCGCCAACTCGGCCAGGGCACGCAGGGCAACGTCTCCATGTATGTGACGGCGGACAAGTCTGTCTTTGCAGTGAAGAAGATCACGATTCCCGTCACGCTCGACACCCGCACTCGTCAGACTGTCGCCGCAGAACTGCGCAACATCTTCTCCGCGCAGTCGAACGAGTACACGGTGAACCTGTACAACGCCTTCTACCGTAACCGGGCACTTCGACTAGTAATGGAGTACATGGACTGGGGGAACATAGACGAGCTCATCGCGGAGAAGGTGAAGATTCCACCAACGGTGTGCGGCTACATCGCATCGCAGATGCTGCACGCCCTCGCCGTACTACACACGAAATCGAACATCGTGACGGAGCCAAATCAGCACAAGTCCCTGCGCCAGATCCATCGCGACATCAAGCCAGCAAACGTGCTTCTCTCCACCACCGGCTGCGTCAAGTTGGCTGACTTCGGCATCGCGACAAGTGCCGAGACGATCGGCGTCAACTCATTTGTCGGTACAGCGACGTACATGAGCCCGGAGCGAATTCAAGGGCGGCGCTACAGCACGCCGAGCGACATCTGGAGCGtaggtgtggtggtggcgcagatgTTGCTCGGCCACTACCCGTTTTCTTCAGTGAGCAAGGGGttcatggcgctgctgcgcgagatcAACAGCGTGGAAAAGTATCCACTTATGGATGAGACCGGGTGTAGTCAGGAGACGCAGGACTTCATCGATTCGTGTCTTCGACAAGACCCAGATGACCGGAGCAGCGCCTTTGAGCTGCTGGAGTCTCCATGGATTAAGTACTGCGAAGAGCACGGCAAGGCCGAGATGGTGGCTCTGCTCGCCTCGCTGGGCGATCGAAACCGGCAATACCGCGAGGACGACGCCTTGCAGGCTGCATCCAGGGAGACTTCCAGCCTTTCTCTCCCACGTGACACCTCCGAAACGTGCAAAGCCGACAACCCTCTCGGCATGTGA